Proteins from one Bos javanicus breed banteng chromosome 27, ARS-OSU_banteng_1.0, whole genome shotgun sequence genomic window:
- the PRIMPOL gene encoding DNA-directed primase/polymerase protein isoform X6, whose product MKRKWEATLKQIEERASHYERKPLSSVYRPRLSKPEEPPSIWKLFHRQTQAFNFVKSCKQEVHVFALECKVGDGQRIYLVTTYTQLWFYYKSRRNLLHCYEVIPENAVCKLYFDLEFNKLANPGADGKKMVALLIEHVCKALQEFYTVNCSAEDVLNLDSSTEEKFSRHLIFQLHDVAFKDNIHVGNFVRKILQPAFHLIASEDEDMTPETTGREFTHFSETPSEQGTCFSKMSTDIDVGESRTSNSEKLGRLGSAQQSSPDLSFLIVKNDMGEKRLFVDLGVYTRNRNFRLYKSSKIGKYVALEVAEDNRFFPIQSKNISKENQYFLSSLVSNVRFSDALRILTCDVPQSKQRVQCFSPTGTSVETIEGFQCSPYPEIDQFVLSLVNKNGIKGGIRRWNYFFPEELLVYDICKYRWCENIGRAHRSNNIMILVDLKNEVWYQKCHDPVCKAENFKSD is encoded by the exons ATGAAGAGAAAATGGGAAGCAACACTGAAGCAGATTGAGGAGCGAGCATCCCATTATGAGAGGAAACCGTTGTCCTCGGTGTACAGACCGAGGTTGTCCAAGCCAGAAGAACCACCTTCCATTTGGAAACTGTTTCATCGGCAAACTCaggcttttaattttgttaaaagctGCAAACAG GAAGTtcatgtatttgctttggaatgcAAAGTGGGTGATGGACAGCGCATTTACCTCGTAACAACCTATACTCAACTTTGGTTTTATTATAAATCCCG AAGAAATCTCTTACACTGCTATGAAGTCATTCCTGAAAATGCTGTGTGCAAGCTTTATTTTGATTTGGAATTTAACAAACTTGCCAATCCAGGAGCTGATGGGAAAAAGATGGTTGCATTACTCATTGAG CATGTTTGTAAAGCCCTTCAAGAGTTTTACACAGTTAACTGTTCAGCTGAAGATGTTCTCAACTTGGATTCTAGCACCGAGGAAAAATTTAGCCGCCATTTAATATTTCAACTCCATGATGTGGCATTTAAAGATAATATTCATGTTG gtAATTTTGTGCGAAAAATCTTGCAGCCTGCTTTTCACTTAATTGCCAGTGAAGATGAGGATATGACCCCCGAGACGACGGGCCGTGAATTTACCCATTTTTCTGAAACACCAAGTGAACAAGGAACTTGCTTTAGTAAAATGTCCACAGATATCGACGTAGGAGAGAGCCGGACATCGAATTCAGAGAAACTGGGGAGGCTGGGGTCGGCTCAGCAAAGCAGTCCTGATCTTTCGTTTTTAATAGTGAAGAATGACATGGGAGAAAAGCGTCTTTTTGTGGATCTGG gaGTTTACACCAGGAATAGAAACTTTCGACTGTATAAATCATCAAAAATAGGAAAGTATGTGGCTTTGGAAGTTGCTGAAGATAACAGATTTTTTCCTATACAATCGAAGAATATTTCGAAAGAAAATCAATACTTCCTGTCTTCTTTGGTCAGCAATGTCAG GTTCTCAGATGCTTTACGAATTCTGACATGTGACGTACCTCAAAGTAAACAGCGAGTTCAGTGTTTCAGTCCTACCGGTACTTCAG TAGAAACCATTGAAGGTTTTCAGTGTTCACCTTACCCTGAAATTGATCAATTTGTTCTCTCACTGGTGAATAAAAATGGCATTAAAGGAG GAATTCGGCGGTGGAACTACTTTTTCCCAGAAGAATTGTTGGTTTATGACATTTGTAAATACCGCTGGTGTGAAAACATTGGAAGAGCCCACAGGAGTAATAATATCAT
- the PRIMPOL gene encoding DNA-directed primase/polymerase protein isoform X5, with the protein MKRKWEATLKQIEERASHYERKPLSSVYRPRLSKPEEPPSIWKLFHRQTQAFNFVKSCKQEVHVFALECKVGDGQRIYLVTTYTQLWFYYKSRRNLLHCYEVIPENAVCKLYFDLEFNKLANPGADGKKMVALLIEHVCKALQEFYTVNCSAEDVLNLDSSTEEKFSRHLIFQLHDVAFKDNIHVGNFVRKILQPAFHLIASEDEDMTPETTGREFTHFSETPSEQGTCFSKMSTDIDVGESRTSNSEKLGRLGSAQQSSPDLSFLIVKNDMGEKRLFVDLGVYTRNRNFRLYKSSKIGKYVALEVAEDNRFFPIQSKNISKENQYFLSSLVSNVRFSDALRILTCDVPQSKQRVQCFSPTGTSVETIEGFQCSPYPEIDQFVLSLVNKNGIKGGIRRWNYFFPEELLVYDICKYRWCENIGRAHRSNNIMILVDLKNEVWYQKCHDPVCKAENFKSDCFPLPAEVCLLSLLKE; encoded by the exons ATGAAGAGAAAATGGGAAGCAACACTGAAGCAGATTGAGGAGCGAGCATCCCATTATGAGAGGAAACCGTTGTCCTCGGTGTACAGACCGAGGTTGTCCAAGCCAGAAGAACCACCTTCCATTTGGAAACTGTTTCATCGGCAAACTCaggcttttaattttgttaaaagctGCAAACAG GAAGTtcatgtatttgctttggaatgcAAAGTGGGTGATGGACAGCGCATTTACCTCGTAACAACCTATACTCAACTTTGGTTTTATTATAAATCCCG AAGAAATCTCTTACACTGCTATGAAGTCATTCCTGAAAATGCTGTGTGCAAGCTTTATTTTGATTTGGAATTTAACAAACTTGCCAATCCAGGAGCTGATGGGAAAAAGATGGTTGCATTACTCATTGAG CATGTTTGTAAAGCCCTTCAAGAGTTTTACACAGTTAACTGTTCAGCTGAAGATGTTCTCAACTTGGATTCTAGCACCGAGGAAAAATTTAGCCGCCATTTAATATTTCAACTCCATGATGTGGCATTTAAAGATAATATTCATGTTG gtAATTTTGTGCGAAAAATCTTGCAGCCTGCTTTTCACTTAATTGCCAGTGAAGATGAGGATATGACCCCCGAGACGACGGGCCGTGAATTTACCCATTTTTCTGAAACACCAAGTGAACAAGGAACTTGCTTTAGTAAAATGTCCACAGATATCGACGTAGGAGAGAGCCGGACATCGAATTCAGAGAAACTGGGGAGGCTGGGGTCGGCTCAGCAAAGCAGTCCTGATCTTTCGTTTTTAATAGTGAAGAATGACATGGGAGAAAAGCGTCTTTTTGTGGATCTGG gaGTTTACACCAGGAATAGAAACTTTCGACTGTATAAATCATCAAAAATAGGAAAGTATGTGGCTTTGGAAGTTGCTGAAGATAACAGATTTTTTCCTATACAATCGAAGAATATTTCGAAAGAAAATCAATACTTCCTGTCTTCTTTGGTCAGCAATGTCAG GTTCTCAGATGCTTTACGAATTCTGACATGTGACGTACCTCAAAGTAAACAGCGAGTTCAGTGTTTCAGTCCTACCGGTACTTCAG TAGAAACCATTGAAGGTTTTCAGTGTTCACCTTACCCTGAAATTGATCAATTTGTTCTCTCACTGGTGAATAAAAATGGCATTAAAGGAG GAATTCGGCGGTGGAACTACTTTTTCCCAGAAGAATTGTTGGTTTATGACATTTGTAAATACCGCTGGTGTGAAAACATTGGAAGAGCCCACAGGAGTAATAATATCAT